The following coding sequences lie in one Kamptonema formosum PCC 6407 genomic window:
- a CDS encoding calcium-binding protein, translating to MTTLDDNPNQLDLNLPGLGPDTIFAGAGADFIRTATLGGSLIFGQGDNDTLIALGPNDTLYGGDDEDSLRTQRTPAYIYGDGGNDTIIAEARATLYGGDADDFIQGTAEANLMFGNQGADIMLGGAQRRDSLYGGKGNDSIGFFTGVGDGSNNLGLTLSGGVAGFVGNEGNNFLRGDLGDDLIAGINQRDTLYGGKGNDTLRVVGSNSYASGDDDNDTLRVFNSLETNFFSTSPVTIGLERISLIGGAGDDSLYGGIGDFRAGKNFYDGGDGNDTIVSFAFQDTVLGGDGNDFITSSTATGISSQGANISTPGYAGNSLLDGGRGNDTIRAAFSTDTMIGGEGSDSLSGVFTQASGADGDDTIDASLAANFGPITLDGGLGNDRLIGNRSATNFFNGGEGNDFIVFASTGDSLIGSFAGNDTISYATNVSFGNITTPTVISDFLGNNLITGGNGRDSITTGAGNDILIGGPQGDLSTDTLDGGDGDDSLYGDFGNDNLIGGNGNDTLIGGPGADTLTGGSGNDVFVYFNPFEGGTLTAQVDGIVDFVVGQDRIALSSTGLPGGAGFGFPISGVANRRPLDREFLVLEDVLATGTQAEANAPAQFLVYENLSGNLYFDTNGVSAGGLVPLANFNNRPRISESDIILF from the coding sequence ATGACAACGCTAGATGACAATCCTAATCAGCTAGATTTAAACCTACCCGGACTAGGGCCGGACACTATATTCGCAGGTGCTGGTGCTGATTTTATTAGAACCGCTACCCTGGGCGGAAGTTTAATCTTTGGTCAAGGGGACAACGACACCCTAATAGCCCTTGGCCCTAACGATACTCTGTACGGCGGCGACGACGAAGACTCCCTGCGGACTCAGCGCACCCCCGCCTATATCTATGGCGATGGAGGCAATGACACGATCATCGCTGAAGCCCGCGCCACATTGTATGGTGGTGATGCCGACGACTTCATCCAAGGTACCGCCGAAGCCAACCTCATGTTTGGTAATCAGGGCGCAGATATCATGCTTGGCGGCGCACAGAGGAGAGATTCCCTCTACGGTGGCAAAGGCAATGACTCCATCGGTTTCTTTACTGGTGTTGGTGATGGCAGCAATAACCTCGGCTTAACTCTAAGTGGCGGTGTTGCTGGCTTCGTGGGCAATGAAGGCAATAACTTCTTGCGCGGTGATTTGGGCGATGACTTAATTGCAGGTATCAATCAAAGAGATACCCTGTACGGCGGCAAGGGTAACGACACCCTGCGAGTTGTCGGCAGCAACAGCTATGCGTCAGGGGATGATGATAATGACACCCTGAGAGTTTTTAACTCTCTGGAGACCAATTTTTTCTCCACCAGCCCTGTGACTATCGGTCTCGAAAGAATCAGTTTGATCGGCGGTGCCGGCGACGATTCTCTCTATGGCGGTATTGGCGATTTTCGAGCCGGCAAGAACTTCTACGATGGTGGAGACGGCAATGACACGATCGTCAGTTTCGCTTTCCAAGACACTGTATTGGGAGGTGATGGCAACGACTTCATCACCTCCAGCACGGCCACTGGGATCTCCAGCCAAGGAGCTAACATTTCTACCCCAGGCTACGCCGGCAATAGCTTATTAGATGGCGGTCGCGGCAACGACACGATCAGAGCTGCCTTTTCAACTGATACGATGATTGGCGGTGAGGGTAGCGATAGCTTGAGTGGAGTTTTCACTCAAGCCAGCGGTGCAGACGGTGACGACACCATCGATGCCTCCCTTGCAGCTAATTTCGGGCCGATTACTCTGGATGGTGGCCTGGGCAACGACCGCTTAATTGGCAACCGCAGTGCGACTAACTTCTTCAACGGCGGTGAAGGCAATGACTTCATAGTGTTTGCCTCCACAGGCGACAGCTTGATTGGTAGCTTTGCGGGTAATGACACTATTAGCTACGCTACAAATGTCAGCTTTGGCAACATCACAACGCCCACCGTTATCAGCGATTTCTTAGGCAATAACCTGATTACTGGTGGTAATGGTCGTGATTCCATAACTACTGGTGCGGGCAATGACATCCTGATTGGTGGCCCTCAAGGAGACTTAAGTACCGATACTTTAGATGGCGGCGATGGCGACGACTCTCTATACGGTGACTTTGGCAATGACAACTTGATTGGAGGTAACGGCAACGATACCCTAATCGGCGGGCCTGGTGCTGATACCCTCACTGGCGGCTCTGGTAACGATGTATTCGTTTACTTCAATCCATTTGAGGGCGGAACACTCACAGCGCAAGTCGATGGTATTGTCGATTTCGTGGTCGGTCAAGACAGGATCGCTCTATCTTCGACGGGCTTACCTGGTGGGGCTGGCTTTGGCTTCCCAATTTCAGGGGTCGCGAACAGAAGACCTCTAGATCGGGAGTTCCTCGTGCTTGAGGATGTCTTGGCTACGGGTACACAGGCAGAGGCAAATGCACCAGCACAATTCCTCGTTTATGAAAACCTGAGCGGAAATCTGTACTTCGACACCAACGGCGTTAGTGCTGGCGGTTTGGTTCCACTCGCAAACTTTAACAACCGACCAAGAATCAGCGAGTCTGACATCATTCTGTTCTAG